The region GGCGTAGAGCGGACCCGAGGTGCCGCCGACCACCCGGCGGATGGTTGCGGACATGGCGCGCAGCACCGCGGCCGGGTCGGTTTCCGCCGGCCATTCGTCGATTTCGTCGCGGATGCCTTGCGCCGCGCGCGCCATGCTGATGCCCAGGTCGCCGTCGCCGACGCGCTGGTCCATGTCGGTCAACACGGCTTCGGCGCCGGTCAGGCAGATGCAGACGGCCTCGATCACGCGGCGCAGGCGGGCATCAGCGGCCATGCGGTCGCTGCGTTTTGCATGCGCGGGTGGCGCCACCGGAGCCGTTTTGACCGGCGTTCTTGCCAGATGTCCGCCCAGCGCCGGCCAGGCGCTGGTGCGTGCGGGCGCGTCGAGCAGGCCGAGACGGCGGTCATCCACGCGCAAGACGGTCAGCGATATGCCGGCCATGTCGAGCGCGCTCAGGAAGGTGCCGGCCCAGGCGCGTTCGACTTCGACACCGCGCGCATGAAGATCGCGCAAGGCGGCGTCGGTGACGATGTCGAGTTCACTGGCGGGGGTGCCGCCGAGGTTGTTGACCAGCAGCGCAACACGGTCGCCGCGCCGGAGTTTGAGGTCGTCGGCGATCTGTTTCAGCAGGCGCGCCGCGATGGCGTCGACCGGCACGAGTGCGCCGCGTTCGATGCCGGCTTCGCCGTGGATGCCCAATCCCCATTCGATTTCGTTGTCGGCCAGCGAGAAGCCGGGCTTGCCTGCTGCAGGTACGGTACATGGCGTCAGCGCCACCCCCATGGTCGCGAGCGCGGCGATGGCATCGCGCGCGACCTGGGCCACTTCAGCCAGCGGCGCGCCTTGCGCTGCGGCGGCGCCGGCGATCTTGTGCACCAGCACCGTGCCGGCCAGGCCGC is a window of Herbaspirillum hiltneri N3 DNA encoding:
- the dhaK gene encoding dihydroxyacetone kinase subunit DhaK; its protein translation is MKKLINDVSQVVPDMLNGLVALNPHLALLQGKTIVVRADAAQAAARGEVALISGGGAGHEPAHGGYVGAGMLSAAVAGEVFTSPSTDAVLDAIRAVAGPAGVLLIVKNYTGDRLNFGLAAEIARAEGIPIEMVVVADDVALSAHGEHAGRRGLAGTVLVHKIAGAAAAQGAPLAEVAQVARDAIAALATMGVALTPCTVPAAGKPGFSLADNEIEWGLGIHGEAGIERGALVPVDAIAARLLKQIADDLKLRRGDRVALLVNNLGGTPASELDIVTDAALRDLHARGVEVERAWAGTFLSALDMAGISLTVLRVDDRRLGLLDAPARTSAWPALGGHLARTPVKTAPVAPPAHAKRSDRMAADARLRRVIEAVCICLTGAEAVLTDMDQRVGDGDLGISMARAAQGIRDEIDEWPAETDPAAVLRAMSATIRRVVGGTSGPLYAILLMRAAATLDAAKENGVRAWSAAFSAAVEGVSELGGARPGDRTMIDALHPAAQALQAALDGGKNQEAALAAAVEAAVQGAAQTASMKPRRGRSSYLGDRALGFADPGAHAVALWLAAVRDALATPR